A portion of the Agrobacterium tumefaciens genome contains these proteins:
- a CDS encoding cellulose biosynthesis cyclic di-GMP-binding regulatory protein BcsB, protein MNGGKTIRSSLTALMLGVVATGAMAQSSPFDMSPEKPAQTAPAPVPSPTLPPAVPRQPQPAQQSTQPAVGQPPVVMQPAPAPQPPLRPLTPPVSMPPQGQARPVPVQASSPAADSRRRYILPYEKLSLSGEMDRRQWSIYLTPEQVNAAVSLNIGYQNAIVVAPEDSNFQVSLNNVPLDTARIEAPDGEGNVSLKIPPGVLQVGANVVTLGVQQRHRTDCTIQSTYDLWTDVNPANTYIGFNADVAGNFTNIDDIQATGPDAKAATSIEIVAPALGNPAFADSLLRLSQALALRTQMPNQTIRFVAAPSAERKAGTLVVLVGTAREIAGFTGAVPPEASAGAFAGFDTTAPGGLSPLFVSGPTPQAVQAAIETLFSSISRTPGAQRTTFSTRSWHAPDVPLVMSDRRIALSELGLESSEFGGRRFRNEFYVGMPADFYASAYGEAAMLLDAAYSSQVLPGSHIDIYVNDEIASTVPISNNGGGIFRHLPINVTMRHFKPGPNKITIEAVLMTAQDQVCAPGAPASTTPRFALFDTSEIHIPDYAQIGRKPDLAAMSGAGQPYRFAANPVALSLDRFDNDTMSAAATLVSRLASAAGYPIKVETVASPLVIGDRDALFVGTISQFPQSLISQFNLVPSSQISWKMGTGVQPPAQNSETLFNDWRERVDGGIWQGQVSSFEEWMKRNFDLSSDTLRFLPAAEQPYAPPGNVSFMLVQGLSPSGEGVWTLATAPTSAELRDGMSSMVRENHWRDVTGRVAAYDSGAEKIETVEVGQPYFYVTRAFSLSNWRLIAANWLSSNVLSYSLAFIGFVSLLGFATFAMLRMMGRHR, encoded by the coding sequence ATGAACGGCGGTAAAACGATCAGGAGTTCACTGACAGCACTGATGTTGGGTGTCGTCGCAACCGGTGCGATGGCGCAGTCCTCACCCTTCGACATGTCGCCGGAGAAGCCCGCACAGACAGCCCCGGCACCTGTGCCGTCGCCGACACTTCCCCCAGCTGTACCGCGCCAGCCGCAGCCAGCCCAGCAATCGACCCAGCCTGCAGTGGGCCAGCCTCCTGTGGTAATGCAGCCCGCACCTGCGCCGCAACCGCCGCTGCGGCCGCTGACGCCACCCGTATCCATGCCGCCGCAGGGTCAGGCGAGACCCGTACCCGTTCAGGCATCGTCACCCGCGGCGGATAGCCGTCGCCGGTATATCTTGCCGTACGAAAAGCTCAGCCTTTCCGGCGAAATGGATCGGCGGCAGTGGAGCATTTATCTGACGCCCGAGCAGGTGAATGCCGCCGTTTCGCTGAATATTGGTTATCAGAACGCCATCGTGGTCGCGCCGGAAGACTCGAATTTCCAAGTCAGCCTCAACAATGTTCCGCTGGATACGGCGCGCATTGAGGCGCCCGACGGTGAGGGCAATGTTTCCTTGAAAATTCCACCCGGTGTCCTGCAGGTGGGCGCGAATGTCGTGACGCTTGGCGTGCAGCAGCGCCACAGAACCGATTGCACGATCCAGTCCACTTATGATCTGTGGACCGATGTTAATCCGGCAAATACCTATATCGGCTTTAACGCCGATGTCGCGGGCAACTTCACCAATATCGACGATATCCAGGCAACCGGTCCGGACGCCAAGGCGGCAACGTCGATCGAGATCGTTGCACCTGCGCTCGGCAATCCGGCATTTGCAGATTCGCTGCTGCGCCTTTCGCAGGCTCTGGCGCTCCGAACCCAGATGCCGAACCAGACGATCCGTTTCGTGGCAGCACCCTCCGCCGAACGCAAGGCGGGAACGCTGGTGGTTCTTGTCGGTACCGCGCGCGAGATTGCCGGCTTCACCGGCGCGGTGCCGCCCGAGGCGTCGGCGGGTGCTTTTGCCGGCTTCGATACCACTGCGCCGGGTGGCCTCTCGCCGCTCTTCGTCAGCGGTCCCACCCCGCAGGCGGTACAGGCGGCGATTGAGACGCTGTTTTCCTCGATCTCGCGCACGCCCGGTGCCCAGAGAACGACCTTTTCCACTCGCAGCTGGCATGCGCCGGATGTGCCGCTCGTCATGTCGGACCGTCGCATCGCGCTTTCCGAGCTTGGGCTTGAGAGCAGCGAATTTGGTGGACGGCGTTTCCGCAACGAATTCTACGTCGGCATGCCCGCCGACTTTTATGCGTCGGCCTATGGCGAGGCGGCCATGCTGCTCGATGCCGCATATTCCTCGCAGGTGCTGCCCGGTAGCCATATAGACATCTACGTCAATGACGAGATCGCCTCGACCGTGCCGATCTCCAACAATGGTGGCGGCATTTTCCGGCATCTGCCCATCAATGTGACGATGCGCCACTTCAAGCCTGGCCCGAACAAGATCACCATCGAGGCCGTGTTGATGACGGCGCAGGATCAGGTCTGCGCGCCGGGAGCGCCGGCCAGCACGACCCCGCGTTTTGCCCTGTTCGACACATCGGAAATCCATATTCCCGATTACGCGCAGATCGGTCGCAAACCGGATCTCGCCGCGATGTCCGGTGCCGGGCAGCCCTACAGGTTTGCCGCAAATCCCGTCGCGCTGTCGCTTGATCGTTTCGATAACGACACCATGTCGGCGGCGGCGACATTGGTCAGCCGGCTGGCAAGCGCTGCGGGATATCCGATCAAAGTCGAGACCGTGGCCTCTCCGCTGGTGATCGGCGACCGTGACGCCCTGTTCGTCGGGACGATTTCGCAGTTCCCGCAATCGCTGATCAGCCAGTTCAATCTTGTCCCTTCCAGCCAGATATCCTGGAAAATGGGAACGGGCGTTCAGCCGCCTGCGCAGAATAGCGAAACCCTCTTTAATGACTGGCGAGAGCGGGTGGACGGCGGCATCTGGCAAGGCCAGGTTTCCTCCTTTGAGGAGTGGATGAAGCGGAATTTCGATCTGAGTTCCGATACGCTGCGTTTCCTGCCGGCGGCCGAGCAGCCCTATGCGCCGCCCGGCAATGTCTCCTTCATGCTGGTGCAGGGTCTAAGCCCTTCCGGCGAAGGGGTCTGGACGCTGGCTACCGCCCCGACGTCGGCGGAGCTTCGTGACGGCATGTCTTCGATGGTGCGTGAAAACCATTGGCGCGACGTCACCGGGCGGGTCGCAGCTTACGATTCCGGTGCAGAAAAGATCGAAACGGTCGAGGTGGGG
- the bcsA gene encoding UDP-forming cellulose synthase catalytic subunit produces the protein MNKAITIVVWFLVSLCVLAIVTMPVSLQTHLVATAISLVLLATIKSFNGQGAWRLVALGFGTAIVLRYVYWRTTSTLPPVNQLENFIPGFLLYLAEMYSVVMLGLSLVIVSMPLPSRKTRPGSPDYRPTVDVFVPSYNEDAELLANTLAAAKNMDYPADKFTVWLLDDGGSVQKRNASNIVEAQAAQRRHEELKKLCEDLDVRYLTRERNVHAKAGNLNNGLAHSTGELVTVFDADHAPARDFLLETVGYFEEDPRLFLVQTPHFFVNPDPIERNLRTFETMPSENEMFYGIIQRGLDKWNGAFFCGSAAVLRREALLDTEGFSGVSITEDCETALALHSRGWNSVYVDKPLIAGLQPATFASFIGQRSRWAQGMMQILIFRQPLFRRGLSFTQRLCYMSSTLFWLFPFPRTIFLFAPLFYLFFDLQIFVASGGEFLAYTAAYMLVNLMMQNYLYGSFRWPWISELYEYVQTVHLLPAVVSVIFNPGKPTFKVTAKDESIAEARLSEISRPFFVIFALLLVAMAFAIWRIYAEPYKADVTLVVGGWNLLNLIFAGCALGVVSERGEKSASRRITVKRRCEVKLEGSDAWVPASIDNVSVHGLLINLFDSTTAIEKNTTAIIRVKPHSEGVPETMTINVVRTVRNDGFISIGCTFSPQRAIDHRLIADLIFANSEQWSEFQRVRRKNPGLIRGTAIFLAISVFQTQRGLFYLAKALRPASKTVKPAGVVK, from the coding sequence ATGAACAAGGCCATCACAATCGTTGTCTGGTTTCTTGTGTCGCTTTGCGTTCTGGCCATCGTCACGATGCCGGTCAGCCTGCAGACGCACCTGGTCGCCACGGCGATCTCGCTTGTCCTTCTCGCAACAATAAAGAGTTTCAACGGGCAGGGAGCCTGGCGGCTCGTGGCGCTTGGTTTCGGCACGGCCATCGTGCTTCGTTATGTCTATTGGCGCACCACAAGCACGCTGCCGCCCGTCAACCAGCTCGAAAACTTCATTCCCGGCTTTCTGCTTTATCTCGCGGAAATGTACAGCGTCGTGATGCTGGGTCTCAGCCTCGTCATCGTGTCGATGCCGCTGCCTTCCCGAAAGACCCGGCCTGGCTCGCCCGATTACCGGCCGACGGTCGATGTTTTCGTGCCGAGTTACAACGAGGACGCGGAGCTTCTCGCCAATACGCTGGCGGCGGCCAAGAACATGGATTACCCGGCCGACAAGTTCACCGTCTGGCTGTTGGACGACGGCGGCTCGGTGCAGAAGCGCAATGCCAGCAATATCGTCGAGGCGCAGGCGGCACAGCGCCGCCATGAGGAGTTGAAGAAGCTTTGCGAGGACCTCGACGTGCGTTATCTGACGCGCGAGCGCAACGTCCACGCCAAGGCCGGAAATCTCAATAACGGCCTCGCCCACTCGACCGGCGAACTGGTGACGGTGTTTGACGCCGACCATGCGCCGGCGCGCGATTTCCTTCTGGAAACGGTGGGCTATTTCGAAGAAGACCCCCGGCTCTTTCTGGTGCAGACGCCGCACTTCTTCGTCAATCCCGATCCGATCGAGCGCAATCTGCGCACCTTCGAGACGATGCCGAGCGAAAACGAGATGTTTTACGGCATCATCCAGCGCGGTCTCGACAAGTGGAACGGCGCGTTCTTTTGTGGTTCCGCCGCCGTGCTGCGGCGCGAGGCACTGCTGGATACGGAAGGGTTCAGCGGCGTCAGCATCACCGAGGACTGCGAAACGGCGCTCGCGCTGCATTCGCGCGGCTGGAACAGCGTCTATGTCGACAAGCCCCTGATCGCCGGGCTGCAACCGGCCACCTTCGCAAGCTTCATCGGCCAGCGCAGCCGCTGGGCGCAGGGCATGATGCAGATCCTGATCTTTCGCCAGCCTCTGTTCCGCCGTGGTCTCTCCTTCACGCAGCGTCTTTGCTACATGTCGTCGACGCTGTTCTGGCTTTTCCCGTTCCCGCGCACGATCTTCCTGTTTGCGCCGTTGTTCTACCTGTTCTTCGATCTTCAGATTTTCGTGGCTTCCGGCGGCGAGTTTTTGGCTTATACGGCCGCGTATATGCTCGTGAACCTGATGATGCAGAACTATCTCTATGGCAGCTTCCGCTGGCCGTGGATTTCTGAACTCTACGAATATGTGCAGACGGTCCACCTTCTGCCAGCCGTCGTGTCGGTGATCTTCAATCCCGGCAAGCCGACCTTCAAGGTGACGGCGAAGGACGAATCCATCGCCGAGGCGCGGCTTTCGGAAATCAGCCGCCCGTTCTTCGTCATTTTCGCACTTTTGCTGGTTGCGATGGCCTTTGCCATTTGGCGCATCTACGCCGAGCCATACAAGGCGGACGTCACACTCGTCGTCGGCGGCTGGAACCTGCTCAACCTTATCTTCGCGGGCTGTGCGCTTGGCGTCGTCTCCGAGCGCGGCGAAAAATCGGCGTCGCGGCGCATCACTGTCAAGCGGCGCTGCGAGGTCAAGCTTGAGGGTAGCGACGCATGGGTGCCGGCCTCCATCGACAACGTGTCGGTGCATGGCCTGCTGATCAATCTTTTCGACAGCACCACCGCTATCGAAAAGAATACGACAGCGATCATTAGGGTGAAGCCTCACAGCGAGGGCGTGCCGGAAACCATGACCATCAATGTGGTCCGCACGGTCCGGAACGACGGTTTCATTTCCATAGGCTGCACATTCTCGCCGCAGCGCGCCATCGATCATCGCCTGATCGCCGACCTGATCTTCGCCAATTCCGAGCAATGGAGCGAGTTCCAGCGCGTGCGCCGCAAGAACCCCGGCCTCATCAGAGGCACGGCGATCTTTCTGGCGATATCGGTGTTCCAGACGCAGCGCGGCCTGTTCTATCTGGCCAAGGCGCTCCGGCCCGCCTCCAAAACCGTCAAACCTGCCGGAGTTGTAAAATGA
- the bcsN gene encoding cellulose biosynthesis protein BcsN: MLSASEALVFPPPGGPEIVTVVNRTYSNAVAQQVVLRAEAATPGQNYIKAEFFGPQQAGDTDRDALTFSGFKASSVAREIRSEFPGENIVMSANYLQNGYGAFSYAAGKGRGSDTCLYGWQDIRSPESMRQDFRNLGRIKVRLRLCQSGASVEQLLTVMYNYTITGTYASQSWNPYGTPQAVDQNLGRPGHPVYPMKTNEVPMRPGSEVTASIPLQSVRRAAVPVTPVQPTAQPLPPVAAVSIPSPASVGAPAQPARPAAVVGRRAASVQVESQQPTQVPQVAIPSPTCLSGSTAPPGCR; this comes from the coding sequence ATGTTGTCTGCGTCCGAAGCACTGGTTTTCCCACCGCCCGGCGGTCCGGAAATCGTCACCGTGGTCAATCGCACCTACTCCAATGCCGTGGCACAGCAGGTCGTATTGCGCGCCGAAGCCGCTACGCCCGGACAGAACTACATCAAGGCCGAGTTCTTCGGTCCGCAGCAAGCCGGCGACACCGATCGCGATGCTTTGACTTTCTCCGGCTTTAAGGCATCCTCCGTCGCGCGGGAAATCCGCTCGGAGTTTCCGGGTGAGAATATCGTCATGTCGGCGAACTATCTGCAGAACGGTTACGGCGCCTTTTCTTATGCGGCCGGCAAGGGCCGGGGCAGCGATACCTGCCTTTATGGCTGGCAGGACATCCGCTCACCCGAAAGCATGCGGCAGGATTTCCGCAACCTGGGGCGTATCAAGGTGCGACTGCGCCTCTGCCAGTCGGGGGCAAGCGTCGAGCAGCTTCTGACGGTCATGTATAATTACACGATCACCGGCACCTATGCCTCGCAAAGCTGGAACCCCTATGGCACGCCGCAGGCGGTGGATCAGAACCTTGGGCGACCGGGCCATCCGGTCTATCCCATGAAGACCAATGAGGTGCCGATGCGGCCCGGCAGTGAAGTGACTGCGAGCATACCATTGCAATCTGTGCGCCGTGCTGCCGTACCCGTCACGCCTGTTCAGCCAACGGCGCAGCCGCTACCGCCGGTGGCGGCAGTCAGTATTCCCTCACCCGCATCCGTTGGCGCGCCTGCCCAGCCCGCGAGGCCTGCTGCTGTAGTCGGCAGGCGCGCGGCCAGCGTGCAGGTGGAGAGCCAGCAGCCGACGCAGGTTCCGCAGGTGGCCATTCCGTCGCCCACATGTCTGTCCGGTTCGACAGCGCCTCCGGGATGCAGGTGA
- a CDS encoding AGE family epimerase/isomerase, translated as MTVQFPSIVQALAEEIGTLRKWLEEDALPLWWEVGSARPDGGFYERLGQDAKPVFSDDRRARVQPRQAYCFAAAGQNGWQGPWKDALLHGLSWFEEVYRLDNGLYGNLADQTGKLIDPSFDLYNQAFALFAAAQTAAALPDRKDEMRARALEILAVLNRDYKHPVAGFEEANPPRTPLCSNPHMHLFEAMLAWEVQDPEGPWTALADEIAGLALTRFIDGTNGGLREFFGHDWMPFEGEKGRIMEPGHQFEWAWLLVRWGSLRNNGEAIAKAKRMFEIGEAHGICPRRKVAIMSLYDDFSVHDGLARLWPQTEWLKAALRLASVTIGEERQRYLASGLRAIGALQPFLDTPVKGLWFDKWPADKPMLDEPAPASTFYHIVCAIYEAEAVLASSH; from the coding sequence ATGACTGTGCAATTTCCGAGTATCGTTCAGGCGCTTGCCGAAGAGATCGGAACCTTACGGAAATGGCTTGAAGAGGACGCGCTGCCGCTGTGGTGGGAGGTGGGCTCCGCCCGTCCGGACGGCGGTTTTTACGAGCGCCTCGGCCAGGATGCGAAACCGGTTTTTTCTGATGACCGCCGCGCCCGCGTGCAGCCTCGTCAGGCTTATTGTTTCGCTGCCGCCGGCCAGAACGGCTGGCAGGGTCCGTGGAAGGATGCGTTGCTGCATGGGCTGAGCTGGTTCGAAGAGGTCTATCGCCTCGATAACGGCCTTTACGGCAACCTCGCCGACCAAACCGGCAAGCTGATCGATCCGTCCTTCGATCTCTACAATCAGGCTTTCGCGCTTTTCGCCGCAGCACAGACGGCCGCAGCCCTTCCCGACCGCAAGGACGAGATGCGTGCCCGGGCGCTCGAGATCCTCGCCGTCCTCAATCGCGACTACAAACACCCCGTCGCCGGCTTTGAGGAAGCGAACCCGCCGCGCACGCCGCTCTGCTCCAATCCGCATATGCATCTTTTCGAGGCGATGCTTGCCTGGGAAGTGCAGGACCCCGAAGGTCCATGGACCGCGCTGGCCGACGAGATCGCCGGCCTTGCACTCACCCGCTTCATCGATGGCACCAATGGCGGGCTACGCGAATTCTTCGGCCATGACTGGATGCCGTTTGAAGGTGAGAAGGGCCGCATCATGGAGCCCGGTCACCAGTTCGAATGGGCCTGGCTTCTGGTGCGCTGGGGCAGCCTGCGCAACAATGGCGAGGCAATCGCCAAGGCCAAGCGCATGTTCGAGATCGGCGAAGCGCATGGCATCTGCCCACGCCGCAAGGTCGCGATCATGAGCTTGTACGATGATTTTTCGGTACATGACGGGCTGGCACGGCTCTGGCCGCAGACGGAATGGCTGAAGGCAGCCTTGCGCCTTGCCAGCGTGACCATTGGTGAAGAAAGACAGCGTTATCTTGCCTCGGGCCTGAGGGCCATCGGCGCGCTGCAGCCTTTCCTCGACACACCGGTCAAAGGACTTTGGTTCGACAAATGGCCGGCCGACAAGCCGATGCTGGACGAACCGGCACCGGCCAGCACTTTCTACCACATCGTCTGCGCCATCTATGAGGCTGAGGCCGTACTCGCCTCCAGCCATTAG
- a CDS encoding glycoside hydrolase family 26 protein, producing the protein MQITRRRLLFASGAAVAASASMYPIFKLDAQGVAPMGSTGMKTLADKRPTLHADGIRFGAYDPHGDFTGQTGVATEHLFLPWEDVDLDSLALADAYALERKRNVLITVEPWSWDVNWRLTSDELRRKVMGGDYDKNMQAIAARMSAMKSPLILRWGQEMEDTSGRFSWSGWNPQDYITAYKRMVDMTRKAVPGVKVMWSPKGLDGLRAYYPGDNYADLVGLSVFGLEDYDKIEYGGPQKFTDLLRKGYGLVETFNKPVWVAELGYEGGDSYVRPWMNDVTLKQADFPKLEEVVYFNDKDVHPWPHNLGKPDWRVVRPARLN; encoded by the coding sequence ATGCAAATAACAAGAAGAAGACTGCTCTTTGCAAGCGGGGCTGCTGTTGCTGCTTCAGCCAGCATGTACCCCATATTCAAACTGGATGCCCAGGGGGTCGCGCCCATGGGCTCCACGGGCATGAAGACGCTTGCCGACAAACGTCCGACATTGCACGCGGATGGTATACGCTTCGGCGCCTACGATCCGCACGGCGATTTCACCGGCCAGACCGGGGTGGCGACGGAACATCTGTTCTTGCCCTGGGAGGACGTGGATCTCGACAGCCTCGCGCTCGCAGACGCTTACGCTCTGGAGCGCAAGCGTAACGTGCTGATCACGGTCGAACCCTGGTCATGGGACGTCAACTGGCGGCTCACCTCCGACGAGTTACGCCGCAAGGTGATGGGAGGCGACTACGACAAGAACATGCAGGCGATCGCCGCACGCATGTCCGCAATGAAGAGCCCGCTGATCCTGCGTTGGGGACAGGAAATGGAAGACACATCCGGCCGCTTCTCGTGGTCGGGCTGGAACCCGCAGGACTATATCACGGCCTACAAACGCATGGTGGACATGACCCGCAAGGCGGTCCCCGGCGTCAAGGTGATGTGGTCGCCCAAAGGTCTTGACGGTCTGCGCGCTTACTATCCTGGTGACAATTACGCGGACCTGGTCGGTCTCTCGGTCTTCGGTCTCGAGGACTATGACAAGATCGAATATGGCGGGCCGCAGAAGTTCACCGATCTCCTGCGCAAGGGCTATGGGCTTGTCGAAACCTTCAATAAACCGGTCTGGGTTGCTGAACTGGGTTATGAAGGTGGCGATTCCTACGTCCGTCCATGGATGAACGACGTGACGCTGAAACAGGCGGATTTTCCAAAGCTGGAAGAGGTCGTCTATTTCAACGACAAGGACGTGCATCCATGGCCGCACAATCTCGGCAAGCCCGACTGGCGCGTTGTGCGCCCGGCGCGGCTTAACTGA
- a CDS encoding DUF995 domain-containing protein, producing MRTTISKCGFSAFVLCLAVIAPSAVHAAGGTKTPKPLRTSEVVDMYYDKTWKWETGGGRFIADGRKFIALTEEKGKKAVGEGRWTVDAKGTLCMRATWKTDAGNGKADTCFDHGRIGQVLYQRKQGGPWYVFRHNPPRPGDEFLKLVRKDDVTPQIAAYGKAMTATR from the coding sequence ATGAGAACAACAATAAGCAAATGCGGGTTCTCCGCTTTCGTACTCTGCCTTGCGGTGATCGCGCCAAGTGCCGTCCACGCCGCGGGCGGCACGAAGACGCCGAAACCGCTCCGGACCAGCGAAGTCGTAGATATGTATTACGACAAGACCTGGAAATGGGAGACTGGTGGCGGACGCTTCATCGCCGATGGCCGCAAGTTCATCGCCCTGACTGAAGAGAAAGGCAAGAAGGCCGTCGGTGAAGGCCGCTGGACCGTCGATGCCAAAGGTACGCTGTGCATGCGCGCTACCTGGAAAACCGATGCCGGAAACGGCAAGGCAGACACGTGTTTCGACCACGGTCGCATCGGTCAGGTGCTTTACCAGCGCAAGCAGGGCGGCCCCTGGTACGTCTTCCGGCATAATCCGCCACGACCCGGAGATGAATTCCTGAAACTTGTCCGCAAGGACGACGTCACCCCGCAAATCGCCGCCTACGGCAAGGCGATGACTGCGACGAGGTAG
- a CDS encoding glycosyltransferase family 2 protein: MKARSTPSVPSSRPVAGQLPMLPVFTGWNRMAYRLGIGGWLVTLAYFWIWWLDRDRVIDWPYFTIVTVTLAWITLLPSYFIFIFLNARVVDRRSPLPQGRVAMVVTKAPSEPFTVVQKTLQAMLEQKGLEFDVWLADEDPDAQTLKWCGAHGVFVSTRRGVVDYHRKTWPRRTRCKEGNLAYFYDHYGYERYDFVAQFDADHVPEPDYLSEIIRPFADPAVGYVSAPSICDANAKESWAARGRLYAEASLHGALQLGYNNSWAPLCIGSHYAVRTKALREVGGLGPELAEDHSTTLLMNAGGWRGVHAVNAIAHGDGPVTFTDLVVQEFQWSRSLMTILLQYSRHYVPKLPLRLKFQFLFSQLWYPLFSGFMALMFVLPAFALLSGQVLVNASYPVFLAHFLPISLIMIVFAFFWRATGAFRPHDAKLFGWEAIVFLFLRWPWSLMGVLAAIRDTIRGDFVDFRITPKGTQAKPPLPLRVIAPYMVLAALSLLAMVLAPRENAAEGFFVFAAINVAIYAGLSVFLLVRHTMENGLPRLPALRGGATVAACSLLLVAGSAAELSSHAIGGLEALSHGQPYVSFTETRFTVAGAGVEGARSVRLKLRIVLPGMPGIRNMQAEPMVPPPVMTTGEIMLADNRVGQ, from the coding sequence ATGAAAGCTCGCTCTACCCCTTCCGTACCATCATCGCGTCCCGTCGCGGGCCAATTGCCAATGCTGCCCGTCTTCACCGGCTGGAACCGCATGGCCTATCGTCTCGGCATTGGCGGTTGGCTGGTGACGCTTGCCTATTTCTGGATCTGGTGGCTGGACCGGGATCGGGTCATCGACTGGCCGTATTTTACGATCGTTACGGTAACACTCGCGTGGATCACGCTTCTGCCGTCCTATTTCATCTTCATCTTCCTGAACGCAAGGGTCGTCGACCGGCGCTCTCCTCTGCCGCAGGGCAGGGTGGCGATGGTTGTAACCAAGGCGCCGTCGGAGCCATTTACCGTAGTACAAAAGACGCTGCAGGCCATGCTGGAGCAGAAGGGCCTGGAATTTGACGTGTGGCTTGCGGATGAGGACCCGGATGCGCAAACGTTGAAATGGTGCGGCGCGCACGGTGTTTTCGTTTCGACCCGGAGGGGTGTCGTCGATTATCACCGCAAGACATGGCCTCGCCGCACCCGTTGCAAGGAAGGCAATCTCGCTTATTTCTACGATCATTACGGGTATGAGCGTTATGATTTCGTCGCGCAATTCGACGCCGATCACGTTCCGGAACCGGACTATCTGAGTGAAATCATCCGTCCTTTCGCCGATCCGGCGGTTGGATATGTCTCCGCACCAAGCATCTGCGATGCCAATGCAAAGGAGAGCTGGGCTGCGCGTGGCAGGCTTTATGCCGAGGCAAGCCTGCACGGCGCCCTGCAGCTGGGTTACAACAACAGCTGGGCGCCGCTTTGTATCGGCTCGCATTACGCCGTGCGCACCAAAGCCCTGCGTGAGGTGGGCGGTCTGGGACCCGAGCTTGCCGAGGACCATTCCACCACGCTTTTGATGAATGCGGGCGGCTGGCGCGGCGTCCATGCCGTCAACGCAATCGCGCATGGCGACGGGCCGGTGACTTTTACCGATCTCGTGGTGCAGGAATTCCAGTGGTCACGCAGTCTGATGACCATCCTCTTGCAATATTCGCGGCATTACGTGCCGAAGCTTCCCTTGCGGTTGAAATTCCAGTTCCTGTTTTCACAGCTCTGGTATCCCCTGTTTTCCGGCTTCATGGCACTGATGTTCGTGCTTCCCGCTTTTGCACTGTTGAGCGGCCAGGTACTCGTCAATGCCTCCTATCCAGTGTTTCTGGCGCATTTCCTGCCGATTTCGCTCATCATGATCGTGTTCGCCTTTTTCTGGCGGGCCACGGGGGCCTTTCGCCCGCATGATGCGAAACTCTTCGGGTGGGAAGCCATCGTGTTTCTGTTCCTGCGCTGGCCCTGGTCGTTGATGGGTGTGCTTGCGGCGATACGCGATACGATCCGTGGTGATTTCGTCGACTTTCGCATTACACCCAAGGGCACGCAGGCAAAACCGCCGCTGCCGCTGCGTGTAATCGCGCCTTACATGGTTCTGGCGGCACTAAGCCTTCTCGCAATGGTGCTGGCGCCGCGTGAAAACGCTGCGGAAGGTTTCTTCGTCTTCGCCGCGATCAATGTGGCGATCTACGCGGGCCTTTCGGTTTTTCTTCTCGTCCGACACACCATGGAAAACGGCTTGCCACGGCTGCCGGCATTGCGCGGTGGGGCGACGGTTGCCGCCTGTTCGTTACTGCTTGTGGCAGGTAGTGCCGCGGAACTCAGCTCCCATGCGATTGGTGGGCTGGAGGCCCTGTCGCACGGGCAACCCTATGTCAGCTTCACCGAAACGCGGTTCACCGTGGCCGGTGCTGGCGTGGAGGGAGCGAGATCGGTGCGTCTGAAACTGCGCATCGTACTGCCGGGAATGCCCGGAATTCGAAACATGCAGGCGGAGCCCATGGTGCCGCCACCGGTCATGACAACCGGAGAAATCATGCTGGCCGACAATAGGGTCGGACAATAG